The sequence ggtccacgtacaaatccaactattactacgaaccagaaaattttgatgtctaataatttaaccacttaaaataaattttcgtaattttaagaaatttagataagaagtagaaaaaattctaagtcctaaaaactagaatggcgagaaataagagagaaaaagagttcgtcgaaaaaggtcgaaaaaggtcgaaaaagaaaaatggttgaaaaataaaaggtgacggaaaaataaaagaaacttataaaaacttaaaaatacttgactaacctaaccttattactacaactaacttaaaattataatcgcaaattaaaattactaattggaatgataattgatacatagtaaaaggtgtctaaaaatattaaagcttacaggaaaaactaaatcccaaatggaaataacttaaaaaaaaactaaaacttaaaaaggcgtcgcaaaattctaaagcacctaatacttaatctaaggaataagcacttaagagagtttacggcaaagcctaaaaatctaaaattactacggtaaatactatgtctaaaaactaagtacgaataataaaaatataaaaattacgctaaaacaattaaaagatataaaaatataaaagttataaaaagttataaaaatattagattttataaaaatattattttatattttatataataaaatattaagtatatatatttaaaactaaatataaaagtaataataattaattaaactaaaaactaaaaaataatattaataataagaatagggTTTAgggaataataattaattaatccccGTAATAAATGCGATATTAGGGTAAATTGGTGGCTTGGTCAAACTCCttatgcgagtcgcatgaaataaGCCGGTGGGTCATGCGaatcgcatgactgaactggactggttcaattgacaggttcaatttgacaggtcacgtgatttttaaaatttattttatattttcagttttataatataagatataaatatataatttaactaaaaacttaataaaatactaaaataaaatacaaatactttaatattttgtaaataataaagaaaaacttaaaatacactttaaaatatattttttttttcgattttaaaagttttttttattatatatttttaatttttaaacgaaaatataaattttacaaaaattaattataacttaaaaattaaaaatatggcgtttcgcttcggtgaatccccggcagcggcgccaaaaatacttgatgtcgtacgaggtgtatataaaatagttattaattttagcagaaaatactattaaatacgatacaattttacacaagatatttatttatttatagaatggatatacttaaaccttgctacaacacttataggcagtgtacctaatcgtacagtagtgtagtttttagtaagtccggttcgttccacaaggaaatctttaaacaaagctcaacgctatattagtttacttttataaaaatacaaatatatatataagtgatattattattataaaggggggtttttaccgtttaatgaccggtttgtcgattttaagactttagtcgcagttaaaacctaatgtaaaatataaaataaatacaagacttaaattaaagcgtaaagtaaataacgataatgaaattgcgaataataaaagtgcgataaaataaacttgcgataattaaaaagtatgataattaaaagtgcgattaaataaaataacaataaataaaagtgcgataattagaagtgcaattaaatataaaataaaggaaattaaatatgaaataaaagaattatgcttatttaaacttccgtaatcatgatgttcgacgtgttgattttagttttatgcccatgggttaattgtcctttgtcctggattatttaatatgtccgtctggtttttgtctataacagtccatcagtcataaatataaagtgcgagtgtcctcatcaaattattcttatacccgaagttaaatattccaactaattggggattcgaattgtaacaaggttttaatactttgtttaatgaatacaccaggttatcgactgcgtgtaaaccaaggttttactactttgttaacaattacaccaattacccttgaatgtaatttcacccctgttttaattattctagtggctattaatccattcccgtgtccggttaaatgaacgattattcgtacatataaataccccgcccatcgtgtccgattgagtgtatatggtaatttatagggacgcccaattgtaaatctttatattaacattaacaaactttcatttagttaaacaaatataaagcccattaatagcccatagtctaatttccacaagtgtcgttcttttgtccaaaccccaattatggtacaaagcccaattacccaattttagtaattagcccaacatcatgattacttcgttttaaataagcataataataacttagctacgagacattaatgtaaaaaggttgaacataacttacaatgattaaaaatagcgtagcgttacacggacagaatttcgacttacacccttacaacattcgctaacatacccttattattagaattaaaattaaaattaaaaatatttatttatatcatatgtttgagatagagggagatagatTTTATGGTGTACATCAAACTGAATCACGAACTTGCTTTAtatagaaggtggcctggaaaagtaagccatgcgactcgcatgggcttacccttcctgccatgcgagtcgcatggctggtgatgacagctcacattcttttatctgattgcttgccgacataataaataaataatataaatatataaataattttaataattatttatatattatattatatttatatgcatagttgagtagatatttttagtccgttgcgtcgggcgtttcttctaggctcaggccccggttccggattttcggacgtcctcgcgtattattttaaatcgcgtactttgcgtcttgtaacttgtactcttgtcattttgagacgttcctcatcaatattttgaacctttttaattgtatcttgtactttttagctctttggacctttttgtcttcaatttgtcgaatttgccttttatcttctctttttaatatttaaacgaatatcgcttgtaatttgaacaattgcaactaaaatcttgtctttcctgaggaataatgctataaaatatgtgttcatttttggcattatcagtatcactcaatctaggctccgaaaatactaacaaagtatttggaccactcactagattattacacttccctcgtaactcactcgtatagaattttgaCTAACAATTCTATACCACTCTTTTCTCTATTTTTCTTACAAGTACAAGAGTTATTATGAAACTCTTTCACTTTGCATGGGATATCCAAATGAGGTTTCATGCACTGCCATTTATAGTTGAGATATATCCGTAGATTGCATGTGTGAATACATACATGGCCTGACTTCAATTGTCTAAAGACATGTTTTAAATGAAGTCTTCAAAGCAATATTGTATTACTTTAGCTTTCTCCTTTATTTGACTTTGTTGGCATCCATTTGTTGAATTGTTGAATGTAATTCAGCCATGTGCCCATAAACTTTGTTAGGTAACAAGTTGACAACTCAAAATAAAATTGAGTCACCATCCAACAATATCATATTTTAACCTAAAAAATTTCAACCTTTTCTTGTCGTAATCCCATTAAGTCATGATTAATCATTTAATCTTGAGTTTACTTGTATATGAAATAAAGATTTTAAAATTTGCTGGTTTTACTGCCACTGTGATCTAATCATTCTGTATTAACTGTACTAACGCAACTTTAATGGAGCTTGACATCTAACCCTAAAATGTTCCCCTTATATGGAATTCATTGTTTAGTTCTgaagtttgattcttgtaataGTCTTATATTGCAGCGTAGTTTGTGCTGCTTTTGTTGATGATTTTAACTAAATCATTGTTGTAATCATAACTAGCAGGTTTGATTAACATCTCAAAAGTTTGGTATGGATGTTAAACATGTAACTCGGGTGTCCGAATTTGTGGGTGGTTTTATAAGAAAATGTATTTTTAACATCCTTTCGGTATCAGTCATACCGAATCACATTGCTTTTATAATGGATGGGAATCGAAGATACTCCCAGAAACACAACATGATTAACGGGGCAGGGTATCGAGTTGGGTTTTCAGCGTTAATGTCAATGCTTAGGTACTGCTATGAGTTAGGGGTGAAATATGTGACTGTTTACGCCTTTAGTATAGACAACTTTAAACGGAACCCTGAAGAAGTCGAATCTTTAATGGATTTAATGGTGGAAAAGATTGAAAGGTTGATAAAAGAAGAGATCATAATCAGGCAATACGGAACTAGGGTTCGGTTTATAGGAAACCTTACGCTTTTAAGCGAATCTGTGAGGTTAGCAGCAGAGAGAGTGTTGAGTAAATCATCCCACATCGGCCTTGGGTAAAAATATTGTGGCACTTATAATAGCTTGGGTTCCTCATCCCCTTGAGTTAACTTTTGGGGTTGAATTGGGCTCAAGTCTATTATttcacatggtatcagagctacggTTATTGATGTTGGGACCACACCCGGTCATTGATGTTGGGACCGCGCCCGCAGTTAACTGCGCCTCGTGTGAGGGGGCGTGTTGAGTAAATCATCCCACATCGGCCTTGGGTACAGAGAGCCATGGATGCCACTACCAAAAACGCTAAAGTCCGTGTTGTTGATCTGTGTTGCGTATACTTCGATCGATGAGATTTTACACGGTGTTCGAGAATCTTGTGAAGACAACTTGAATGATGGATCGGTTAAAATTAGTGTGTCGGATATCGAGAGGCGTATGTATATGGGGGGTGCACCTGACCCTGATATTATAATTCGTACGTCAGGGGAGACGCGTTTGAGTAATTTTCTTCTGTGGCAGAGCGGTAAGTGTTTGTTGTATTCACCATCGGTTTTATGGCCAGAGATCGGTTTCATGCACCTTGTTTGTGCAGTTCTTGATTTTCAAAaacatttctattatttaaacaaaCAGAAGCAGGCATGAAGTATAGTTGGAACTGTAGGATTCAATTGTATATTTTTCTTTATGTTAACTTTTTGTTGTGTCCAGTTGACTTTAAGGTGTTTTATTCATAAGACCGGAAAAAACACTCATATGTCAAAATGGCCCAAGGTTAAGCAATAGCTTTTTCTTAACCCCTTATCAAACATACCATTTTTTCGTCATTGACTTCAGAGCTTCTTATTCGTTAGCAGACAATAACTTCAATTACAAGTCAACCACTCTGGATAAACACAGGGGTGTGTTGCGTTCTTACCCCGATGGTCTGGATCAATGGCTTCAAGCACCCCAACACTCGAATGTGTTGAGATTGCTAGGTCGCTTTCTTGGCTCACATGCTAGTTTGTACGTGAAGTTTGCCAATTTTTTGTGTTTAGACATCCGGTGGGTTAGACGTTTGGAGTGATTTTGGAACTTGGTGCTCGGGACTtgattcttgattcatcataatgcATTTTGTTTTCACCATCAATTGTTTCAAGACGCTCAATATTCAGGTGTTTAGCTTGGCTTGGGACGTGCACAAACGGGGGGTTATGTGTCACAATGGTTTGGATATTGTTTGCATCACttgtaattttattagatcttctgatctacttttatttaatttatgtatttcttTTCTTTAAAAAAGAGGTTGTGGAACAAAAGATGGTCACAAACGTGACACACTGAAAAACCCTAAAAAAACAGATGCATTAGCATCAAACAACCATGTCTCAGAAGTTCTTCATAAATCATAATCTATACCAAAAAAACAAGAACTTCGCACATGACCTCGCATtaattctttttattatttctacaaATTCCTATGTAAAACAATCATTTCTTTCATACCGGGAAGAAGGAACGGGGTGCATTCTAACCTGTGATAATAAAACAGACACATGCTCCATCGCAATATCAAGCCGGTCTTTTGATTTGCCTGATTCTGTAACAAGATTTGACACCATACGTTGCAATAATTGAACTCTTTCTGCATGATCACTCAAACTGTTCTGAAGAAGCTTTGCTGATGTGTTGATGCGCCGCCACCGAAGGGgcatactgtgatgacccagaaatttcgactaaatttaaacttaatctttgtatgattaacatttccgacacgataagcaaagtctgtaaaactgaatctcaaaatttttgaattacttttatatatttaaatacccttcggttgttttcgacgattcgcgaacaattatatgtaaatagatacatatatactataacatgaaaaggtaacaatgtattaattgtttgataccgtacattaaa comes from Rutidosis leptorrhynchoides isolate AG116_Rl617_1_P2 chromosome 4, CSIRO_AGI_Rlap_v1, whole genome shotgun sequence and encodes:
- the LOC139845205 gene encoding dehydrodolichyl diphosphate synthase CPT3-like → MDVKHVTRVSEFVGGFIRKCIFNILSVSVIPNHIAFIMDGNRRYSQKHNMINGAGYRVGFSALMSMLRYCYELGVKYVTVYAFSIDNFKRNPEEVESLMDLMVEKIERLIKEEIIIRQYGTRVRFIGNLTLLSESVRLAAERPWMPLPKTLKSVLLICVAYTSIDEILHGVRESCEDNLNDGSVKISVSDIERRMYMGGAPDPDIIIRTSGETRLSNFLLWQSGKCLLYSPSVLWPEIGFMHLVCAVLDFQKHFYYLNKQKQA